TCACTTTCGAAGTCCTTGAGGATAAAGTATCCAGAAGCAAGATCGCAGAAGCGGCAGTATACGTAGACGGCACATACACAGGAAAGACCAACAGGCATGAAGGCAAGTTCTCGACAGTCCTGTCAGCCGGCGAACATGAGATCAGGATATCTAAGGAAGGCCTCGAGGATAATGTCTCGATAATTGATATCGTACCGGGAACAACTTACACGTTCCTGATGAAACCCGGAGGAAAGACTTTTTCAATATTTGATACGGAACTCCTGTTAAAGTCCCTTCAAAAATTAATATGGCTCGGGGCCGTGACGACTATCAAGCTATCCGTAATGGCATACGGATTGGGCATCGTGATCGGACTATTCATGGGAATAGGCAGGACTTCCAAGAATAAGCTCATAAGGCTGGCCTCATCAATATATGTTGAGGGAGTCAGGGGAATACCCATCCTGCTTCAGCTATTTATCGTATATTTTGGTATCCCGTTCCTCGTACAGGACATCACGGGCGGAAATTTCAACATTGACGCGTTCACATCGTGCATGGTAGCGCTATCCATCAACGCGGGCGCTTATATCGCCGAGATATTCAAGGCAGGCATAGAAGCGATCCATAAGGGACAGATGGAAGCGGCCAGGTCCATCGGTATGACATACAACCAGTCGATGAGATATATCATACTACCCCAGGCATTCAAGATCGTTCTCCCGGCACTCGGTAATGAGTTCATCGCCTTGATCAAGGATTCGTCGATAGGTATGGTCATCGCGGTCAACGAGATCACATGGTGGTCAAAGACCCTGGGAGCGGAAGCGTTCAACACGTTTACCCCGCTGATGGGAGCAGGCATAGTCTACCTGTGCATCACGATACCGCTGGGTAAGCTTGTCCAGTACCTCGAAAAGAGGGGCAATATAAGCTCCGGAAAAGAAGGTACGGCGGCCAATAAAAAGAAGCGTAAAGAGAGAGGTAAGCCGGAGGCTACGATATGAGCGAGATAATGGTATCCATTAGAGACCTCCACAAGACATTCGGTGAACTGGAAGTGCTCAAGGGCATAAACGCGGAGATCAAGAAAGGAGAGGTCATCGTAGTGCTTGGCCCGAGCGGCTCGGGCAAAAGCACGATGCTCAGATGCATTAACCTGCTGGAAGAACCCACTAAGGGGCAGATATTCATAGGCGATATGGAAATAACCAGTAAAAAGACCGACATCAACAAGATGAGACAGCGCGTAGGCATGGTGTTCCAGCAGTTCAACCTTTTCCCGCACCTTACTGCACTGCAGAACGTCACGCTCGGCCCCTTAAAGGTACAGAAAAAGTCCAAAGAAGAAGCTAATAAGCTGGGCCTGGAACTCTTGAAAAAGGTCGGCCTTCAGGAAAAAGCGAATAACTTCCCGATACAGCTTTCCGGCGGACAGCAGCAGCGTGTCGCCATAGCCAGGGCGCTTGCGATGAAACCTGAGGTCATGTTATTCGACGAGGTCACATCGGCACTGGACCCCGAACTTGTCAAAGAGGTTCTTGACGTGATGAAGACTCTGGCCATGGAAGGCATGACCATGATAGTCGTCACGCACGAGATGGGCTTTGCCCGCGAAGTCGGCGACCGCATCATATTCATGGACGGCGGCTTCATAGTCGAAGAAAACACTCCCGACAGGTTCTTCACGAACCCGCAGCATGACAGGACAAAGAAGTTCCTGAACATGATAAGCTAAGGGTTCAAATATCCTTTTTTTATTTTTAAGTCTTTTACTGGGTGCTCTGTTATTTAGAGTTATAAATCCTGTTCTAAAGTCTATTATGAGTGTACAAATCAGTTTACCACAAAGGTAACCAGGGGCACTGGCTTTCACCACGAAATCTTTGATGAGCGGGGTCTTGCTCAGGTTTTAAGAATGAAAAATGTGTCTTACTAAATTGTCTTTGAGATGAAGTTTTTATGGTTGTGCCTGTCGGATGGCAGGTATACACGTAACCTCACAAAAACACGGAAACACAAAAATTTTTTATATGATTTTTTAAGGGCACAAAAAGCACTAAGAATTTACTCACTAAACCACAAAGGGCTCAAGTATCACCGTCAACGCTCTAACACCTCTAACGCTCGGCTCAACGCACTAACCTCTCAAAGTCACCAACGCTAAAACAAGACCCGAACATTCTCCAAACCACAAAAGTTTAATATCCCGGTTTGTGTTCCCCTTGACCTATAGCAGGGATATATTTGTCGTGTAAGCGTCAACCGTGCGGTTAAAATTTAGTGTTTTTGGAGAATGTTCGGGTCTTGTTTTAGCGTTAGTGACTTAGAGAGGTTAGTGCGTTGAGCCGTGCATTAGAGACTTTAGTGCGTTGACGGTGATACTGGAGCATTTGTGATTTGGTGAGTGAACCTTTGGGTTTTCGTGACCTTAAATTCTAAAAAAAAATTTGTGGTTCTGTGTTTCTGTGAGGTTACGTGTCTACCTGCCATCCGATAGGCATAACTGCAGAACATCGATCCCATAATAGATGTTACATGCAAGTCTTTACAGAGACCATCAAAAAGTCTTTCATGGGAGCGCACACAAAGTCGAAAAAGGACCACCAGTTCCCACCTCGAAGGGCGCTAAGGGATCAAGGGTACACAAAGGACTTTTTCAGAAGGTTATCATATACTTATAAAATTTGTGTACCCTTGATCCCTTAGCGCCCTTCGTGGTGGAAACTGGTGTACCCTTGAGCCCGTTGAGCGCTTCGTGGTAAAAAATAGTGGTCCGTAGAGCCCTTTGTGATGAAATTTATTTTACTTATTCATAAATTTGGGAACTTAGAATAGTTAAATATTAACTGTCGAAGTCAGATTAGACAGTTTTAGCACGCCAAATAAATGCTTGGTATTTAACCATATTACCTGCATACGGTGATTTTATATAGTCGCAAATCCATTAGCTTTACGTTATTGTATTTTTCATCCAAAATATTTCGTCATTTGTCGAAGTCGACTACTAAAAAATTTATATACGTGGATTGCATTCTAAGGGCTGATGCAGAACGACATTGTCGACCTGAGGGCAAAACTGGCCGAGAAAATGGCCGGTGAGATCACGCTGTCGCAAAACCCCGGCGATACCATTAAGAAGTGGAGGAAGAACTTCGAGGTCTCCCAGATAGACCTGGCGAACTCCATTGAAGTATCGCCATCGGTCATTAGCGACTATGAGAGCGGAAGAAGAAAGTCCCCTGGTACGGCAATTATCAGCAAGATCGTTGAAGCTCTGCTCGACCTCGACGAGAAGGCAGGCTCTCACAAGATAAGGGCCTACGAGACTATGCTCATCGAGAGATATAACTCAAACGTCATACTCGATATCCACGAGTACCGATCGCCGATACACCTGACCAGGTTCTCGAAGTTGATAAAGGCCGAGCAGGTATCGGGAAAATTCGACCGGTCCATAAACGGATATACGATAGTTGATAGCTTGAACGCTATTTTTCAGATGTCCTCTAACGAGTTTTACAGGCTCTACGGATGGAGCACCGAAAGGGCGCTTATATTCTGTAATGTTTCGACAGGGAGATCGCCGATGGTGGCTCTGAGGGTCACACCACTTAAGCCTGCGGCGGTAGTTCTCCATGGCCTGGAGGCAGAAAAGATAGACCCGGTGGCGAGAAAGATCGCAGATATTGAGTCTTTCCCGCTAATGACCACACAGATGGACATCGATGAAATGATAAACTCGCTTAAGGGAGTAAAAGAATGAAGCTAGGAATCAGTTCTTACGGAGCTTACGTTCCCCAGTACCGCATCAAGGTCGATGAGATCGCGAAGGTATGGGGCGATAACGCAGACGATTACAAGAATGGCCTTATGGTAACAGAAAAGTCCGTACCTGACGTCGATGAGGACGCGGCTACGATAGCAGTTGAGGCTGCAAGGAATGCGATGGCCCGCGGCGCGGACGCGAAGAAGATAGGTGCGATATACGTGGGTTCCGAAAGCCACCCGTATGCGGTTAAGCCTACTGCGACCATCGTGGCCGCAGCGATAGGCGCACCGTCGAGAATGACAGCGGCGGACTTTGAGTTCGCATGTAAGGCAGGCACTGCCGCCGTACAGGCCGGCATGGGTGTTGTCGCCGCAGGGATCGCCGAGACAGCGCTGGCAATAGGCTCGGACGTATCGCAGGGAGCTCCCGGCGACGCGCTGGAGTATACGGCCGCAGCAGGCGGAGCGGCGTTCGTCATAAGCAAGAACGACCTCATAGCTGTAATTAACGACACATGCTCGTTCACTACCGATACGCCGGACTTCTGGAGAAGGGAAGGCGCGGACTACCCGAGACACGGCGGAAGGTTCACCGGAGAGCCGGGTTACTTTAAGCATGTCACATCAGCGGCGAAGATGCTCCTGGAGAAGACAAAGACAAAGCCGACTGATTACACTTATGCAGTATTCCACCAGCCGAACGGAAAGTTCCCGACCAAGGCGGCACAGATGTTAGGATTTACCAAAGAACAGATAAAGCCCGGCCTTACCTGCCCGAAGATGGGTAACACGTACTCCGGCGCGAGCATGGTAGGACTGGCGGCCACGCTGGACATAGCGAAGCCGGGAGACAGGATATTCGTCACCTCGTTCGGTTCGGGTGCGGGCAGCGACTCGTTCGACATAACCGTCACAGAGAGGATCAACGAGGTAAGGGACCTGGCACCAAAGGTGTGGGATTACATCAACAACGCGAAATACATTGACTACGCGACCTACGCCAAGCACAAAGGAAAGATCAACATAGACGGGTAAGAGGAAGAGGTGACAGAAATGAGAGATGTTGCGATCATAGGTGTCGGATGCACCAATTTCGGCGAGATGTGGGACAGGTCATTCAGGGATATAGTCGTAGAGGCAGGAGTTCAGGCCATCGAAGACGCGAACCTGTCAGGTGAAGAGATAGAGGCAATGTACGTGGGCAACATGAGCGCCGGCCAGTTCATCAACCAGGAACATGTCGGCTCGCTCATAGCGGACTTCTCGGGACTCGCGAGCGGATTACATATCCCCGCGACCAGAGTAGAGGCAGCATGCGCATCGGGCGGCCTTGCATTAAGGAACGCAGTGATGGCAGTGGCCTCCGGGTACCATGACATAGTCGTGGCAGCAGGAGTCGAGAAGATGACCGACGTCGAGACAGGCGTCACTGTAGACGCGCTGGCATCGGCGGCCGACCGTGAATGGGAAGGGTTCATGGGAGCCACGTTCCCGGCACTTTACGCGATGGTAGCCAGGCTGCACATGCACAGGTACGGCACTACCCGCGACCAGCTCGCGCAGGTAGCGGTCAAGAACCACCACAACGCGATGGGCAACCCCAGGGCACAGTTCAGGAACGAGATCACCCTTGACACTGTCAAGAACTCCACAATGGTAGCCGATCCGTTCACGCTGTTCGACTGTTCCCCGATCACTGACGGAGCGGCCTCGGTAATAGTCGCGCCGGCAGAAATGGCGAAGGAATACACCGACTGCCCGGTATATGTCATAGGTACAGGCCAGGCAACTGACACGATATCGCTCCACAACAGGGTAGACCTGTGTACTTTCGGCGCATCAGTGGCTGCCGGAAAGAGAGCATACGAGATGGCTGGCGTCACGCCGCAGGACATTGACCTCGTAGAGGTTCATGACTGCTTCACTATTGCTGAGATACTGGCGATCGAGGACCTCGGGTTCTTCAAGAAGGGACAGGGCGGACCTGCGACCCTCGCGGGAGAGACAGCCATCGGCGGCAAGATACCCGTAAACACGTCGGGAGGCTTAAAGGCCTGCGGACATCCCGTAGGAGCTACCGGCATAAAGCAGGCCGTAGAGTGCGTCGAGCAGCTCAGAGGCCAGGCAGGAAAGAGACAGGTAGATGGCGCGGAGATCGCGATGACCCACAACGTGGGCGGCACCGGCGGCACTGCAGTATGCCATATATTCTCGAAAAGCAGGAGGATGAAGTAAATGAGCGTTCCAAGATTCTGGAGAGAGATCCCGGCACGTTATAATCTGATAGGCACAAAGTGCGAGAACTGCGGTAAGTTCTACTTCCCGCCAAGGCGCCTTTGCCCGGAGTGCAGAAGGAACAGTAAGATGGTCGAATACCAGTTCAATGGCACCGGCGAAGTCGTGACATACTCCGTAATATACACCCCGGGAGACAGCTGGATCGGAAAGAAGCCATATGTCCTGGCAGTGATCAAGCTTGACGAAGGCCCCCACCTTACTTCGGAAGTAATATGCGAGCCGTCCGAGATCAGCATCGGAATGCGCGTAAAGAAGGTCTTCCGCAGGATAGGCGAAGACGGCGATAAGGGCATGATCCATTACGGTACCAAGTTCATACCGGAATAAGGGTCATACCACCCTTTTTATTTTTTTATAGCACTTTTCTAGCTTTTGGGCCTTTCTCGTGCTTTTTATCGTACAACAATAAAAGATTAAAATATATCCAAAACATTGAAAAGTCGTTTTCAATCTAATACACGCTTCTGCTATTTTTGGAATTTTTCATTATGCCTTTCGGATGGCAGGTAGATATGAATTTCACGAAAACACAAAAACACAAAAAACTTCACAAAAAAGGCCGAAGAACCTCCTAATTAGAATTTGTCATAATTTTTTCTGCTACGACCTCTTTCTCGCCTTTATAGAGCTTTACAGTACCCTTAAGTTTGATATGGTCCCCTGCGCTCATGCCATTAAACAGATAATGATCTTCGCATGAAGAGTACACAAAGACATTAGCGATAATGCTCCCGGACTTTACCGCTAATAACAAGTGCCCTCCGGTATACGTTCTTTCTTTGGATAGGAGGATACCTTCGACCACGACATTATCCCCGACATCAGAGTCCGGACCATATGTTTGATACGTCTCATGGCCCATTAGAAAGAACATGGAGACAATAGCGAATAACGCGCACGATAATATTGCTATGGTAGCGATCTCTCCCTTTTGCAAGCGCATGAGCATTAATTGTCCTGTTAGTAGATAATTGTTTTCATTAAATTGTAAATAAAGTAACTGATCAATAGCTCAACGAATTTTCCAAAGACCTCATATACAAATAATATAAAGTAATTAATATGCCCTTGCAGGTCATGGCCTATAATATCGATGAAGCTATTTACATACCGCTTCAGGATCTTGATAAATATCCGGACCATGTTAAATGGATAAGCCTTAGTTCGCCTGCAGAGGACGAGATCAATTCGATAGCTTCATTACTTGACCTTCACCCGCTTGTCATTGAGGACATGATGCAGGGCGAGGAGCTTCCGAAGGTCAACGAATATCCAAAATACACTTTTATCATCACCGACATCCTGGAGTTTAAAGAGGATGAGCTGATCGCGAATAAGCTCTATATGGTGCTGGGTAAAGACTTCCTGATGACACTGACGGAGGATATCGATACCATCAGGTTCGTGCAGAACCTGGTCGTCAGCAAAGCCCGGAACATCATAGAGCAGGGACCGGACTTCTTAGCGTACACATTTTTGGATCGCGGCGTCGACAAATTCTACCCGGTACTTGACGAGATCGAGGACATAGTGATGGAAGTCGAGGATCTTGTCATAGAGCAGCCGGATAAATGGATCCTTAACGTCATGACGGACGTAAGGCGCGATCTTTTGATAGTAAGGAAATCCGCGTGGCTCATCAGAGAAGTGATATCGTCGCTCATGCGAGGCTCATCGCCGTTCATTACGCCCAGGACTGTGATCTATCTCAGGGATGTCTATGATCACATAATACAGACGATGGAGCTTGTGGAGACATACAGGGACATTCTGGTATCCTCAAGGGACACATACATGTCCTCGGTTTCCAACTCGCTTAACGAGGTCATGAAACAGCTCACTATAATTGCGACCATAATGCTCCCGTTATCGTTCATAGCGAGCGTCTACGGCATGAACTTTAAATTCATGCCTGAGCTGGAATGGGAATATGGATACTTCGCAGTGCTGGGCTTCATGATACTGTTGACGGCCATAATGATCGCGTACTTCAGGAAAAAGAAATGGATTTGAAGATCATTTAGTTTCTTCGGAAAAATCATAGTCGAAGTCGGTGATCCTTTTACGGTCCCTTATTGTGATGTAGAAGTTCATCTTATACAGGATCGTGAACGCGAACACGAAGGCCTGTATCAACGCCTGAAAGATCCCGACGGAGATCATTGCAGGGATCCCGATCGCAATGTCTATATTGCCCATATAAGTGGCGTTCATATAAGATGTGTTTGTCATGTAGGTCTCGTTTGTCATAAACTCTGCAGTCATTCCCATCAGCAACGGGAACTGGACAAGCAGCTTCAGGATCAATATTATTATGAAGAGCGGTAACACCGCAGCGAAGTTACGTTTAACAAAGTTCACGCTCATTGAAAAAGACTTTAGTACCCCGTGGTTTTCCGTAATGATGCACACGTCATAGAACTCTATGAGCATCAGGCCGATGAACATTATCGTCAGGGATACCAGCGCCATCAGCGAAGCCACGAACGCGTCACCGGCTATCCCGGCGCTGAACAACACCAGGAGCAGCGAAGTCGTCAATAGATAATATATGATGAAAGCGACGATGCTCGCCAGTAAATACTTCGGGTAATATTTTTTTATAGACCCCAAAAACGTTGAAAAGCTTGAGGAGCCGCTATTTATATACTCTAATGCGTACCCCATGGAGCCGCTCAGGATTAGCGGCATGATGATTATCGGGAATATCAGGAAAGTATAGCTCCCGGATAACTCCAGAGCGGTACCGCTAAATGACCCGTACGGTAAAAGCCCGGGCAGTGACAGGATACCTACTAGCGCGCCGGCCAGCAGTAACATGGAACAGTTAGCCAGTCCCTTTACGCTTTTCTCTAATATGGAAATGAAGTCACCCATGTTTTATACGCCGAATTTTACTTGTGGTCATAGGATATATAATTAATGGATTACGCAGTATATGCCAAAATTATTGATTTGGACCGATATGATAAAAATATCCAATTTTTTACATATTAATTCATAAGTGTAAATGGCACATTAATTAAATCGAATACCATCAAGCCCTAATAAATGATCAATGGGCAGGCGAACATACGTAAACACTTTATATAATCGAGGCATAATATAAATTAATCATTCGTATTGATACGAATGAAAATAGCTCTATGCAAGGAGTATCTTGATGCTATACAGCTTTAAATGTAAAGTATGCGGCAATGTGACAAAGGCTGCGATAAGGCCTCACTTATGCCCCGGATGTAAAGCCAGAAGAAGCAATCTAGAGAAGATAGAGCGAGAAAACGCCTAAAGGCATTGATGGAGGGAATTTTTACGAAGATAACATCGATAATGGAAAAAACGTTCAAGGGAGAGACAACGGAAGTCGGGCTATACCTCACGATGGCCAGAAAGGCCGAGCTGGAGGGCTATCCGGACATAGCGATGTACCTTAAGAACCTGGCCTGGGAAGAGGCGGGCCATGCATGTGAAGTCCTGACCATTCTCGGAAAGTATGGCGGCATGGAGATCAAGAGCACTAAAGAGAACCTTCAGATGATGCTTGAAGGCGAAAAAATGGCTACACAGGAAAAGCTGGACGCAGCCATGATAGCCAGAGACGAGGGGGTCCCGGACGCAGCCTTGTTCTTCGAGAGCGCCTCGAAAGACGAACACAGGCACAGGTCTGCACTGGAAGGTTTCCTTAAAAAATTGTGAAGCCGTTAGAGTAAAGCGAATAACATTATGGGCGCAACAGTCGGTCTTAAAAGTTATCGGAATATACTTTTAAATAATAGCCCCTGTGCGGCCATAAAATAGTACTGTGAAGGGATCTACCCCTTCACACTTTTAAACTTATTTTCTGTGTTGCCTGCATACCCTGTCCGGCAGTCTTTTCATCGCCCATCCTGAACTTTTTCTCCAGGAGCTCGTAAGTGTTCTCTGCCACGTCCCCCAGGACCTGGGCGCTTGCGTTGAGCTCTTCGACGGACGCGGTCTGTTCCTCGATGGACGCGCTTGTCTCCTCGGACGAAGACGCGGTCTCCTCTGCCGTCGATGCGGCCGCCTCGATACTCTTCGCGATGGACTCCAGCGCTTCCGCGCCCGACCGGGCATCGGCAGATACTTCCGCTATCATGCGGTTTATCTCATCTACGGACCTGACGACTTCCTGAATGTTCGTCATGGCGCTGGTGATGACCTTTTCACCTTCGACCGACTCCGACGAGACGTTCTCTATAGACCTCATCACGCGCAGCGTTTCCTGCTGGACGTTCTCGATAAGGCTGTTGATGCGCTCAGTGCTCTTCCTGGATTCGTCCGCAAGCTTCCTGACCTCTTCCGCGACAACTGCGAAGCCTCTTCCGTGCTCCCCCGCACGAGCCGCCTCTATCGCTGCGTTCAATGCGAGCAGGTTTGTCTGGTCAGCGATATTCTTGATCGTATCGGTGACCTTGCCGATCTCCTTCACGGCCTGGTCCAGCCCGGATACCACCTGTGTCGCTTCCCGCACGGCAGAATTAATGCTCTTCATACCGCTTGAAACGTCTGCCGCCTCATCGCCGACCTCTTTTGCTTTCCTTGCGCCTTCTTTTGCCAGAACGGATGATCTTTCCGCATTCGAGTCCAGCTTTCTGAACAGCGTGTTCGCATCTCTCGCCCTGCTGGAAGCCTCGTCTGCGAGCCTTGCCAGGTTCTCCGCTCCTCTGGATATCTCGCCGGACGCAGATGCGACCTGCTCAATGCTCGTGCTCATCTGCGACGCGCTCTCCGCGACCTCCTGTGCCTTATTCTTGGTCTCGCCGGCATTCAGCTTGATCTCGCCTATGATGGAACGGAGGTCCCTGATGAGCAGATTATAAGAGTCGAATATCTTGCCGAAATCATCGTCATGCTCCTTGACCATGACACGATTGAGGTCGCCATTGGCCACGGCCTCTATGCCGTCCACAAGTAGCGATGTCATGCGCGAATTATATTCAAGCTGGGCCTTGATCTGTTCCTCTTTTTCTTTTATGACAGTGATATCCTGGATGACCTCTATGCCGCCTATGAACTCGCCCGAGGAATTTTTGATAGGTATAGCCGATATGAGTGCCGGCATAAACACTCCCTTACCGATAGGGATCTTCCGCTCTTCGTTAATGACGCTCTTCTTGGTGTCTATGACTATATCAAGGACAGTGTCCGATTTTACATTGAGCACATCGCGGATGGACTTGCCGATACTTTCTTCGACGGATTTTTTGCTAAAAGTGGTGAAATTTTCGCTGACATAAGAGACGATATGGTTCTGGTCCGCGATAAGAAGGCTTACTGGTATGCTCCTCAACATCCTTTGAATATTATCGGCCTGTTTTTTCAGCTCGATCTCATTTTGTTTTTGTTTTGTGGTATCCCGTATGATCTCAATGCCGCCCTTAAAATTACCTTTTTCATCGGTCATCACTAAGGCGGTGAGCTGGGCATACATCGTATCCCCTTTGACGGTCTTTAGTTTCACGTCATGTATGTATTCCCGCTGGCCTGCCCGGAAACTCTTTTCTATCGGACAGCTGCTATCGCAATATCCGGAAGGTATGTTATTGCACATGAATCTGTCACATCTATACTCGCAAGCCTTATCCACAGCGATCCCCGTAAGCCTGGCGGCCGCATTATTACAATAGACTATATTACGGTCCGCGTCCCGGACAAGAATAGGGTCCGGGATGTAGGAGAGTATTTTTTCATACTGGCTGCTATTCATTTTAACCGAGCGCTTACCTGCGCTCATTAATATTCCAAGCACACTACTAAACATTTTAATTGCACGCCCCTCTACCCCCCGAAGCTTAACCATATCATTTTTATCATCAAGATATTGCTAATTAATCGT
The nucleotide sequence above comes from Methanooceanicella nereidis. Encoded proteins:
- a CDS encoding methyl-accepting chemotaxis protein, with amino-acid sequence MFSSVLGILMSAGKRSVKMNSSQYEKILSYIPDPILVRDADRNIVYCNNAAARLTGIAVDKACEYRCDRFMCNNIPSGYCDSSCPIEKSFRAGQREYIHDVKLKTVKGDTMYAQLTALVMTDEKGNFKGGIEIIRDTTKQKQNEIELKKQADNIQRMLRSIPVSLLIADQNHIVSYVSENFTTFSKKSVEESIGKSIRDVLNVKSDTVLDIVIDTKKSVINEERKIPIGKGVFMPALISAIPIKNSSGEFIGGIEVIQDITVIKEKEEQIKAQLEYNSRMTSLLVDGIEAVANGDLNRVMVKEHDDDFGKIFDSYNLLIRDLRSIIGEIKLNAGETKNKAQEVAESASQMSTSIEQVASASGEISRGAENLARLADEASSRARDANTLFRKLDSNAERSSVLAKEGARKAKEVGDEAADVSSGMKSINSAVREATQVVSGLDQAVKEIGKVTDTIKNIADQTNLLALNAAIEAARAGEHGRGFAVVAEEVRKLADESRKSTERINSLIENVQQETLRVMRSIENVSSESVEGEKVITSAMTNIQEVVRSVDEINRMIAEVSADARSGAEALESIAKSIEAAASTAEETASSSEETSASIEEQTASVEELNASAQVLGDVAENTYELLEKKFRMGDEKTAGQGMQATQKISLKV